The sequence CTGCATTAGAAAGAAACTGAACTGTAATACTAACAAAGTACATGTGGCTTTGACAGCTAGTGTGAATCACCCCCTAATTGCTTCTGGAGAGACATTTAGGTGGAGAGTTGCACTTCCTATTTTGTTTGAACAAATTCTGTcataaaaactaaaaccaaaactTGAATTTCTGTTCGTTTCTATTCAGTTAATCTACAGAGAGACGCTGCCAAGATGTCTAAGGAAAACCCAGTAAGTAATGGTACTATGCTTTCTTGAAATACAGGAATTGTGTTCAAATATACAACTATCAACTATCTTTGTCTCCAACTTTTAGTTGATCTTGTTTAGCTCTTCGTGGTCACACAATGCATTATCCACACTTTGTATTCGGTGTGTCTTATCTTTTCTCATAACCATAGCTGTTTATTTTTTCCCACAGAAATTTAATGTGGGAGACATAATCTCCTTTAGCCGTGGACTCTATCATCACTGGGGGGTTTATTACGGACAGGAACATGGAAAACATTACGTTGTCAACGTTTCAGGAGGTAGAAcatgtgttttggtttgtttgtcttCAGCTATATGATCTAAATAGCAGTATGCTGTGTTTTATATTGATTTTTCTCATTTCTTTTATGGCATAATtgatatatttgttatatttacatgttttaaactTGTTGGGAATCATTAGAACTTGAATATCCTAGATGCTTTCTCCCAGTGtctattgatttttttctcaTAATGTAATGCTCATATACCAACATTACAATTATTATATAGGAGAGTCCAACAGCAAGCCTTTGGCCATTACTTCTAAATTGGTGAAGGAAGAACTTAACAAGGTGGCTGGAAAAAGTGCCTACTCTGTGTACAAAGAACTGGACACACATAATAAACCAAGAAGTCCTGAGCAGATGAAAGCAGACATGGACAAAATGATTGGTACCAAAATAAAGTATGATCCCTTTGGAAAGAACTGTCAACACTTTGCTACACAAATACGGTACGGCAAGGAAATATCTCCCGAGGTAATATTTGTtcatgtttttatgtatttatttttagataatgTATTAATGCCTGTCATGGTCAATAAGcagaataatgtattatttaactCCCGAAACTAATTATGCCCCCATATAGCCGTATTTACCCA comes from Acipenser ruthenus chromosome 42, fAciRut3.2 maternal haplotype, whole genome shotgun sequence and encodes:
- the LOC131709282 gene encoding phospholipase A and acyltransferase 4-like, which gives rise to MSKENPKFNVGDIISFSRGLYHHWGVYYGQEHGKHYVVNVSGGESNSKPLAITSKLVKEELNKVAGKSAYSVYKELDTHNKPRSPEQMKADMDKMIGTKIKYDPFGKNCQHFATQIRYGKEISPEGESAAKSVGKNLSDFRAEIDPFSAK